In the Sedimentisphaera cyanobacteriorum genome, GGGAAACAGAGTCTGCATTGATAACGAGGTTCGGAAAACCAATAGCTGAAAAAACCGAGCCTGGGCTTTACTTCAAACTTCCTACGCCCTTTGATGTTGTACATAAATTCGATTCCCGATTGCAGGTTTTTGAAGGCCAGCAGGAGGAAACTACAACCAAAGGCGGGGAGCCTGTTATCATCACCCCTTATATGATATGGCAGATTTCTCAGCCTCAGCTGTTTTTCGAGAGGGTTTCCACTGACAGAGAGGTGCAGAAGTTTCTTTTGAGCCAGCTTCGAAATCATGCCAACGCGGTGGTCGGGAAGCATTATTTCAGCGAGTTTGTTAACACAGATCCTGAAAAAATAAAATTTGAGCAGATTGAGAATGAACTGCTTCAGGCTCTCAAGGAATCCACCGAAGATGAGTACGGGATTACAGTTGCATCTGTAGGGATTAAGAAGCTTGAACTCAATGAAGAGGTTACAGAGGCTGTCTTTGAGAGAATGCGTGCCGACAGGCAGCGCAAGAAAGAAGACATCCTTGGAGAAGGCCGCTCTACCGCAACGAGAATCAGAACTGATGCCGATAAGAAAAAGCAGCAGCTTCTGGCAGCTGTCGAGTCCCGCGTGATTGCGATTAAAGGTGAGGGTGATGCAGGAGCAGCAAAATATTACAAAATGCTTCAGGACGACCCCGAACTTGCCATGTATTTAAGAGATCTGGAAGCTCTTGCCAAAATTCTTGAGAACAGGTCAACTGTTGTTCTCGGGGCAGAGACTGACCCAATGAAACTGCTTCGTGAGGTGCCCGAACTTGAGTCTTCCAAACCGAAAGACTCGAAGGCATCTAAGCAAGATAGTGAAAACAAAGAAAAGTAAATTCTCGGAGCTGTCTTGATGAATGAAATAGAAAACAAAAACCCTGAAAATCAGCAGGATATTACAGCCGACATGGATTCAGGCAGCAAAGCACTTGCAGATGCGCTGAAACTGAGCTTTGCTGTTTTGAAGCTTATAATGATTGTGCTCATAATCCTGTTCTTTGCTTCGGGTGTTTATACAGTAGAAAAGAATGAAAAGGCAATAGTTCTTCGTTTAGGGAAGGTTGTTCGTGATGCCTCAGGAACTTCCCTTAAAGAGCCCGGACTTCACTGGGCGCTTCCTTACCCGATTGATGAGATTGTTAAAATACCCGTAACTGCCACACAGAAGCTTGAAATCGATGATTTCTGGTATTTCGATCCTGAACAGGGCAGCAGGCCAGGACAAACTCTCAATCCGATAAGAGACGGCTACTGCCTCACACGCAATGAAGAGGTTCAGGGCTATGAAGACCAGCTCGCAACCGACTACAACATCGTGCACTGCAAATGGCAGCTCAACTGGACTATTGAAGACGACCCTTACGCATTCTTTAGAAACGTGAAGGTTCGCTCGGTTAGGCCTGGAGAGCTTTACAGAGATGTGATTTCTGAAAGCGTTGAGCCTCTGCTTACGACTGTTGCAGATGACGCAATAGTGCGAACGCTGGCAAAATACAGCATCGATCAGGCGGTTACAACATCAAAATCGAATATCACAAGGGAAGTTACTGCTCGAGTTCAGAAAAGGCTCCGAGAGCTTTCAACAGGTATAAGAGTTCGCGATATGCAGATACTCAAAATAACCTGGCCGCGTCAGGTTGACCAGGCCTTCCTTGCTTCAATAAAGGCCGGCCAGAACCGCAGCAGCATTGAAACCGAAGCCTGGACTTACTACGAGAAAACACTCAATGAAGCGGGCGGCCCGAGAGCGGAAGAATCGCTGAAGGTCCTTCTTGATGAGAGCTCCACAGAGGCTGAAATCCGCAGGGCTTATTCAGACCTTACTGGTCAGGCCAGCAAGAATCTCAGCGAGGCACGGTCTTACAAGACTAAGGTTATAGAAACCGCCAAGGCAAACGCTAACTACCTCAGTCAGCTGCTCCCTGAATACCGAAAGAGGCCTGAGCTTGTGATAGAAAGAATCTATCAGGATAATATGGAACAAATATTGGACACTGTTGACGAAAAGATTATCGTACAGCCCGCTAAACAGGGCAAAGACAGAGAATTCAGGGTACTGATTAGCAGAAACCCCTCGATTAAAGATAAAAAAAGCGGCAGTGATGAAAACCAGAATGGCAATCAGTAATAAATAAGGCGCAATCTACAATGGCACATGACCACCTTCATATAGAACAATTAGAGTTTGAAAGTCAGGACGGGCTCAAGGAAGCCGGAAGGGTTCGCAGAGTGAGCCTTGCACTGATTGCTACCTTGGCCGGCGGAGTGCTGCTGCTGAACAGCTATCTCAGCGGTCTGCCTTTCCTTTACGGTGCAGACAGCCCGGTTGTTGAACTCAGTGCAATGTTCGGCGCAATTCTGCTCGGTCTTCCTGTGATAATACATTCAGTGAAAAATATCATCAAAGGCCATATGCATATGGATGAGCTTGTTGCGCTTGCGATTATTGCTGCATTTGCAACAGGCCAGTATAAAGAGGCCGGTATCGTATCTTTCTTCCTGCTTCTGAGCGAACTGATGGAAACGAGAACCGCTCTTGGAGCAAGAGCCTCAATCGAATCTCTGATAAAGCTTACGCCCAAGAGAGCGGTAAAGTTAGAATCAGACGGAAACGAGAAGGAAGTTAAGGTTTCTGAGCTCAGCAAGGATGATGTAATACGAATCCGCCCGGGTGATAATGTAGCGGCAGATGGAGAAGTGATATCAGGCCTTACAAGCATAAACGAGGCCACTATCACAGGTGAGTCTCTGCCTGTGGACAAAGTGCCCGGGATGCAGGTTTTTGCAGGTACAACAAACCTTACCGGCGGAATTGATGTTAAGGTTACCAAGGTAGGCTCCCAGACAACTCTCGGCAAGGTGCAGGAGCTGATAATGCAGGCCGAGAAAACCAAAATCCCTATTATGAGGATTATGGATAAATACATAAAGTGGTATATCCCAACGATCCTTATGATAGCAGCAATCGCTTGGTTTTTCACAAAACACCTCGACAGGTCTATAGCGGTTCTTGTTGTATCCTGTCCTTGTGCTCTTATTCTCGCCACGCCTACTGCTATGGTGGCAGCAATATCGGCCGCAGCGAGGCTCGGTATATTTGTCAAAAATGTTGCCGATCTGGAAATTGCCGGAAAACTCAGTTCAATGGTGTTTGATAAAACAGGAACATTGACCACTGGCCGGCTCTATGTAACAAAGCTCGAACCCGCTGAAGGGGTGGAACCGGCAGACCTGCTTCGAACAGCAGCATCTGCTGAAAAAATGAGCAAGCACCCGGCAGCAAGAGCTTTGATGGGGCTTGCTAAAGAGGCCAACGTCTCTCTGCAGGAAAGCGAGAACTTTGAAGAAGTTCCCGGCAAGGGCGTTCAGGCAGCTGTTGAGGGAAGCAAGGTGCTTATTGGAAGAGACAGCTTCCTCAAAGACAGCAGCATCGATCTTTCTGCTGTATCTGATCCGGCTCTTCACGAAGAAGAAGGCTTCAGCACCCTTTACATAGCGAAAGACGGGGTTTGCATGGGCTGGATTGGTATGCAGGATAAAACAAGGCCTGAGGCCAGAGAGGCTGTAAAGAAGCTGCTCGATTCAGGGCTCAAAAGAATCACTATGCTTACAGGCGACCGTAAGGAAGTTGCCAACAGGGTAGCATCGGAGCTTGGCTGTACCGATTTCAGGGCAAGCTGCCTGCCGCAGGACAAGCTCTCAATCGTTAGGAAAATCAGAGATGAGGGCCACGTTGTGGCGGTAATCGGAGATGGAATCAATGATGCCCCTGCTCTTGCTGAAGGCGATTTGGGGATCGCAATGGGAGCAGCAGGCAGTGATGTGGCTATCAGTTCAGCATCTATAGCCCTGATGAACAACGACCTTGAAAGGCTTCCATTTCTGGTGAATCTGTCAAGAAAAACAAGAACAGTTATCACTCAGAACCTGCTTTTCGGGAGTCTGTTTATTGTTATAGGCATTGCTCTTACCCTTTCAGGCATTGTTTCAGCAGCGCTTGCAGCCCCGCTTCATTTTGTCGGTTCACTTTTTGTAATTTTCAACAGTGCCCGCTTAGTACGCTACGGCGAATACTTTGACACACACGAAGCTGTTATAGCACGTGATAAAATTACTGATGCGGGAGAAAAAAATAATGAATAATCACACTTGCTCTAATTTGTGATGAGGGGTAATTTTGAGTGAACAATATGCAATAGAAACAATCTCTCTTACCAAGGCCTTTAAGGACTGGTGGGGCAGAACAAAGGTTCTTGCAGTGGACGATTTAAACCTCAAGATAAAACGCAATGAGGTTTACGGACTGCTCGGCCCGAATGGCTCTGGCAAGAGCACAACGATAAAAGTTCTCCTTTCTCTGCTTCATCCGACAAAGGGAAAATCTTTCATACTCGGGGCAGACAGCAGGGAGAAACGTGTTGCAGAGCGTATAGGGTTTCTTCCCGAAGAGTCTTATCTGTACAAGTATCTTTCTGCCAAAGAAACTTTGAAATTTTACGGGAATCTCTTCGGGATACCCTCAAAAGTTCTCAATATGCGTATTGAATCTCTGCTTGATATGGTAGGCCTTTCGGCAGTTGCCAACAGGCCTATAGGGACATTTTCAAAGGGTATGCAGAGAAGGATAGGGCTCGCTCAGGCCCTTGTAAACGACCCTGATGTTTTGATTCTTGATGAGCCGACATCCGGTCTGGATCCAATAGGCACAAGACAGATCAAAGATTTGATTAAGAAGCTCGCAGAACGCGGGAAAACCGTTCTTATGTGCAGCCATTTGCTCGCTGATGTAGAAGACGTTTGCGACAGAATCTGCGTTCTCTACGGCGGAAGAGTGCAGTGTGAAGGCAGCGTTAAAGATCTTCTCCGCCAGACAGGCAAGAAGCAGATTATAGCTGAAAATATTCAGGAAGATGCCTTGGAGAAGGCGTGCAGCGTGATTCAGCAGGCCGGCGGGGCCTGCGAGGTGAGCTCACCCCAGTTCCGTCTTGAAGACCTGTTTATTCAGGTTGTAGAGAAGGCGCAGAAGGAAAAAATTGCTACAGGAGGGGCATACAGCACCGGTAAAATCGGAAGCTTCCTTGGAGAAGAGCAGCAGGAAGATAAAACTGAAAAAGTGCTTGACGAGCTTGTCTCGGCAGATGTTTCAAAGAAGGAAGAAACCGAAAAAACCCGTCCTGAGCCGGAAACACAGCCGGCAGAGCATGAGGAGGACAAGAAGGTGTTAAGCGAGCTTGTTAAGGAAGAAGATTCGAATGAAGAAAAGGCCGAAAGCGGCGAGGACGAACTCACTCCTGCCAAAGAAGAAAAGAAAAAGCAGGAGCCGGTAAAAGATGATGTTTTGAAGGATTTGATGGGGGATGATGATGCGTAATATTCGCATTATTGCTCTTAACACCTTTTCGCAGCTTATAAGGATGAAGGTGGCGGTAATTGTTATCCTCCTGCTGCTTGCCCTTATCCCGTTTATGGCTGTGCAGGCGGTCGGAGACGGTACGCTGCTCGGTAAGCTTCAAACCTTCTCGAGCTACGGGGTCTCGCTTGTGAGCCTTCTTTTATGTATGCTCACTATTACCCTGTCGTGCTACGCTCTTTCAAGCGATATCAAAAATAAGCAGATATTCAGTATTGCAACAAAGCCTGTTCAGAGATATGAGATTCTCCTCGGCAAATTTGGCGGCGTTATGTTTGTGAATCTGCTGTTTTTAGCGGTATTCGGAAGCATTTTATATTTCCTTACGGTGAGCCTGCCGAAATATACTGAGACTGATTCGCAGGAGCTGCAGCAGGTTGAAGACGAGTTCTTCAATGCAAGAACCGGTATTACTCCCGAAATTGATGAGGTTAGCTTCCGCGAGGAAGCCAGAAAAGAGTATTCCCGCCTTCGAAGCGAAGGGCAGGTACCGCAGGATAAAACTATGCGGGAATACATAAATGAGTATGTTAATCAGAAAAAGTATCAGGCGGTTTCTGTAGCGGCTGGAGAAATGAAAGACTGGACTTTCAAGGATCTCAAACCGCAGGACAAACAAAACGGCTTTATATATCTTAGATTTAAGTATGAAGCTTCTACGCCGCCGCCGGATAATATGATTGCCGGCAGATGGCTGATCGGCGATAAACGCCAGCTGGAACAGGCCAAAAAAACGCAAACTCCGATTTATGACAGCTATGTAAGGAAAGATGCTGTCAAAACGTTCCACGAGATCAAAATCCCCGCTGCTGTTGTTCCCGAAGACGGACAGCTGACTGTGGAATTTCAGAATTTGTATTTCAATAATACAACCGTGATACCGAGGGAGATCGAACTGCTCTATAAATCCGGGTCTTTCGGTATGAACTACTTCAAAGCCAATTTACTGATTTTGATACGTCTGGTCTTCCTCACGGCAATGGGAGTCTTTCTGACTACTTGGCTGTCTTTCCCAGTGGCGATATTTGTTTCTCTTGTCGTGTATTTTACCGGAATGGTAAACGGCTTTATCGTAGGGGCGATAGATTCGCTCACTCAGGGAATAGGGCTTATCTATATGTTCACTGTTAAGCCTCTGCTTCATCTTCTGCCCAGTTTCGATGGAGAAAGCAATCCTTCAGGCAAGATACTTTCTGCCCGTATGATAGGCTCTCTTTTCCTTTTGGAAAAGACAGGCATAACGATAATTCTCAAGTCCGGAGGGCTTTTAGCCGCCGGTGCACTTGTATTCAACAGACGCGAGCTTGCTAAAGTAACCGTGTAAGGTTTTTATGGCATATAAAAATATAATCATAACTATAATGCTTTTTGCAGTGGGATGCAGCATACTCTTTACATCCTCTCTGCAGTTAGACGATTTAAATAAATCACGCAAAGACCTTGACCTTGTGGCCAATAAGCCGCTCGAGAATGCGCCTCCTGCCCTTGCCTTCGCAACCGTAGCGATGGGAGCTTTTCGCGGGCTTGTTGTTGACATACTGTGGATGAGGGCGGATTCCCTAAAAGAAGAAGGCAAGTTTTTCGATGCAAAGCAGCTTGCTGAATGGATTACCGTCCTTCAGCCCCGCTTCAGCGCTGTATGGGATTTTCAGTCTTGGAATATGGCCTACAATATATCCGTGGCAATGCCTCCTTCCCAGCCTGAGGAGAGATGGAAATGGGTGCGGAACGGATACGAGCTTCTAAGGGATAAGGGAATACCGCGGAATCCCAATTCTATCATACTATACAGATCGCTTGCGTGGATATTCCAGCACAAGATCAGCGGGGTAACTGATGATGTGCATAAATACTACAAGATTCAGCTTGCATTATCGATGCGTCCTTTGATATCTCCTTTAACTAATGAGCATTTCGAAAAGCTTTCGAATGCCCCTGAGACGCTTTCGCAGCTTACCGAATCGGATGAGTCCGCAGCTGAGCTTGTATCTAAGATGAGGGAATTTGCGCCGGATGTTTTCAGCGAAGAACTAACGGATTTGGAATTTGCAGGTGTATTCTTTGCTCTTCTTGATTCGGCAGGCGAGGGATACCCCGACCAGCTTGTTGAATTTGTAAGGGCGGAGATTGAAAGCCAGAGGTTTGAAAAACTGCGTAATTTCTGTCAGGCCTGCAAGCTGAGGCAGGAGTGGAAGTTCGATATAGACCTTATGAAAAAAGTCAATAAACGTTACGGCCCCGTTGATCTGAAAACAGGCGACAGGCTCCCTCTAAACTGGGAACACCCCGATGCCCATGCAATCTTCTGGGCTGAAAAGGGACTTGAAACGGCCGGCAGAGAAGGCGATTATTCAACCGATGAGCTCAATACAGACAGGATCGTATTTCACAGCCTCAAAAATCTTTACAGGATGGGCAAGTATGTGATTTACAATGTCCCGCTCAAGCTTCCCCGTTCTGATACCGACAAGCAGCGAGGCAATTTAGACAAGCCCCAGGATGAGCCCGAATACAAAGTTGGCAAAACGCTTTATATGCTCCCCGATTTGCGGATGTTTGATGCGTACAATCAGGCGCATTTAGACCGCATAGAAAAATACAGAGAATTTGAAGAGGCCAATCTCAGACCTCTTAAAAACGGGCATAGGAATATCTTGAACGATGCAATCTTTACACTTTATATGGCAGGCCACCGCAAGAAGGCTGCCGAGGCGTTTAAGCAGCTCAAGGAGCTGTACCCAAGGGATGAAAATGACATGGCCCTCAAACAGTTCTGCCGAAACAGGATGGAAGAAGAGCTCGACGGGCTCACAATCACAGACGCCCGCGAGATGGTAACTATGATGCTCAAGGAGTCTTATTTCCGTTTTGCTGTGGGCGATGATGATATGAGCTCAGCAAGAGAAAAGATGGCGAGGTCTGTCGCAGACTACTACAAGAGAACATCCGGCACAGAGGACGTTGACAGGGCAATGCTTGCAGATTTTCCGAAGCTTAGATATATGGCTCTGATGGATTTCCTCAATGACGGCAAGTATCCCGACAATCTCAAGCAGAGCCTGCTTGCCAGAATCAAGAACAACAGACCTGATATTTACGAAAAACTCACTGCAGAGCGGGAAAAGGTGCAGAAAGAAGCGCCTCCTGAGGGAAAACTGAAAAACGAGTAAGGCTCTGTATTGATTTTTGCTGAGGAATTTATGGCTCAATCATTCTCATTTGACCAGCTAACCCCATCCCAGAAAGAAGCAATAGAGCACAAGGATGGGCCGCTTTTGATTATCGCCGGCCCGGGCAGCGGGAAAACACGCACTGTAACGTGCCGAATTGCAAGGCTCGTGGAAAAG is a window encoding:
- the hflC gene encoding protease modulator HflC translates to MRRLPKLILVTAIVVLLGFKLCSYQVRETESALITRFGKPIAEKTEPGLYFKLPTPFDVVHKFDSRLQVFEGQQEETTTKGGEPVIITPYMIWQISQPQLFFERVSTDREVQKFLLSQLRNHANAVVGKHYFSEFVNTDPEKIKFEQIENELLQALKESTEDEYGITVASVGIKKLELNEEVTEAVFERMRADRQRKKEDILGEGRSTATRIRTDADKKKQQLLAAVESRVIAIKGEGDAGAAKYYKMLQDDPELAMYLRDLEALAKILENRSTVVLGAETDPMKLLREVPELESSKPKDSKASKQDSENKEK
- the hflK gene encoding protease modulator HflK, with the protein product MNEIENKNPENQQDITADMDSGSKALADALKLSFAVLKLIMIVLIILFFASGVYTVEKNEKAIVLRLGKVVRDASGTSLKEPGLHWALPYPIDEIVKIPVTATQKLEIDDFWYFDPEQGSRPGQTLNPIRDGYCLTRNEEVQGYEDQLATDYNIVHCKWQLNWTIEDDPYAFFRNVKVRSVRPGELYRDVISESVEPLLTTVADDAIVRTLAKYSIDQAVTTSKSNITREVTARVQKRLRELSTGIRVRDMQILKITWPRQVDQAFLASIKAGQNRSSIETEAWTYYEKTLNEAGGPRAEESLKVLLDESSTEAEIRRAYSDLTGQASKNLSEARSYKTKVIETAKANANYLSQLLPEYRKRPELVIERIYQDNMEQILDTVDEKIIVQPAKQGKDREFRVLISRNPSIKDKKSGSDENQNGNQ
- a CDS encoding heavy metal translocating P-type ATPase, whose translation is MAHDHLHIEQLEFESQDGLKEAGRVRRVSLALIATLAGGVLLLNSYLSGLPFLYGADSPVVELSAMFGAILLGLPVIIHSVKNIIKGHMHMDELVALAIIAAFATGQYKEAGIVSFFLLLSELMETRTALGARASIESLIKLTPKRAVKLESDGNEKEVKVSELSKDDVIRIRPGDNVAADGEVISGLTSINEATITGESLPVDKVPGMQVFAGTTNLTGGIDVKVTKVGSQTTLGKVQELIMQAEKTKIPIMRIMDKYIKWYIPTILMIAAIAWFFTKHLDRSIAVLVVSCPCALILATPTAMVAAISAAARLGIFVKNVADLEIAGKLSSMVFDKTGTLTTGRLYVTKLEPAEGVEPADLLRTAASAEKMSKHPAARALMGLAKEANVSLQESENFEEVPGKGVQAAVEGSKVLIGRDSFLKDSSIDLSAVSDPALHEEEGFSTLYIAKDGVCMGWIGMQDKTRPEAREAVKKLLDSGLKRITMLTGDRKEVANRVASELGCTDFRASCLPQDKLSIVRKIRDEGHVVAVIGDGINDAPALAEGDLGIAMGAAGSDVAISSASIALMNNDLERLPFLVNLSRKTRTVITQNLLFGSLFIVIGIALTLSGIVSAALAAPLHFVGSLFVIFNSARLVRYGEYFDTHEAVIARDKITDAGEKNNE
- a CDS encoding ABC transporter ATP-binding protein yields the protein MSEQYAIETISLTKAFKDWWGRTKVLAVDDLNLKIKRNEVYGLLGPNGSGKSTTIKVLLSLLHPTKGKSFILGADSREKRVAERIGFLPEESYLYKYLSAKETLKFYGNLFGIPSKVLNMRIESLLDMVGLSAVANRPIGTFSKGMQRRIGLAQALVNDPDVLILDEPTSGLDPIGTRQIKDLIKKLAERGKTVLMCSHLLADVEDVCDRICVLYGGRVQCEGSVKDLLRQTGKKQIIAENIQEDALEKACSVIQQAGGACEVSSPQFRLEDLFIQVVEKAQKEKIATGGAYSTGKIGSFLGEEQQEDKTEKVLDELVSADVSKKEETEKTRPEPETQPAEHEEDKKVLSELVKEEDSNEEKAESGEDELTPAKEEKKKQEPVKDDVLKDLMGDDDA
- a CDS encoding ABC transporter permease, whose product is MMMRNIRIIALNTFSQLIRMKVAVIVILLLLALIPFMAVQAVGDGTLLGKLQTFSSYGVSLVSLLLCMLTITLSCYALSSDIKNKQIFSIATKPVQRYEILLGKFGGVMFVNLLFLAVFGSILYFLTVSLPKYTETDSQELQQVEDEFFNARTGITPEIDEVSFREEARKEYSRLRSEGQVPQDKTMREYINEYVNQKKYQAVSVAAGEMKDWTFKDLKPQDKQNGFIYLRFKYEASTPPPDNMIAGRWLIGDKRQLEQAKKTQTPIYDSYVRKDAVKTFHEIKIPAAVVPEDGQLTVEFQNLYFNNTTVIPREIELLYKSGSFGMNYFKANLLILIRLVFLTAMGVFLTTWLSFPVAIFVSLVVYFTGMVNGFIVGAIDSLTQGIGLIYMFTVKPLLHLLPSFDGESNPSGKILSARMIGSLFLLEKTGITIILKSGGLLAAGALVFNRRELAKVTV